From the genome of Streptomyces sp. NBC_01260, one region includes:
- a CDS encoding HAD family hydrolase, translating into MTARNILLWSPSAIVFDCDGTLMDTEQHWQEARNITFRLFGLKPPTGFADRAKGVHYSECGALMAEETGKPNLGDDLADTLLTTFTALVDQNPVTMPGAAALVRLTARHLPLAVASNCPREMVESCLHRAGLLSSFSHVVVAGEDIRPKPEPDVYRVAARLCGVPPEEALAVEDSFTGMESARRAGLRVIGIGPRPEAPEAKHADLWVPSLADQELVRWAGSWIDA; encoded by the coding sequence ATGACAGCTCGAAACATCCTTTTGTGGTCGCCGTCCGCCATCGTCTTCGACTGCGACGGAACCCTGATGGACACGGAACAGCACTGGCAGGAGGCCCGGAACATCACCTTCCGGCTGTTCGGCCTCAAACCGCCGACCGGGTTCGCCGACCGCGCCAAGGGCGTGCACTACAGCGAGTGCGGCGCGCTCATGGCCGAGGAGACCGGAAAGCCCAACCTCGGCGACGACCTGGCCGACACACTCCTCACCACCTTCACCGCACTGGTCGACCAGAACCCCGTGACCATGCCGGGCGCCGCCGCGCTGGTCCGGCTGACCGCTCGCCACCTCCCCCTCGCGGTAGCGAGCAACTGCCCTCGGGAGATGGTGGAATCGTGCCTCCACCGGGCCGGACTCCTCAGCTCCTTCAGCCATGTCGTGGTGGCCGGCGAAGACATCCGGCCGAAGCCCGAGCCCGACGTGTACAGAGTCGCCGCCCGCCTCTGCGGTGTACCGCCCGAGGAGGCTCTGGCCGTGGAGGACTCGTTCACCGGCATGGAATCGGCCCGCCGGGCGGGCCTGCGGGTCATCGGCATCGGGCCGCGCCCAGAGGCGCCGGAGGCGAAGCACGCCGATCTGTGGGTCCCGAGCCTTGCCGACCAAGAGCTGGTGAGGTGGGCCGGTAGCTGGATCGACGCGTAG
- a CDS encoding transposase family protein produces the protein MGFQAVYGPGGGKGILYPVPALLCAAVSAVLTGARSLIAISEWITDAPQHVRGIRGFAADPLTGLRPVPHAATARRLPQRVDGDALDAGCRLTQRSSP, from the coding sequence ATGGGGTTCCAGGCCGTGTACGGCCCCGGCGGCGGCAAAGGCATTTTGTATCCGGTCCCCGCGTTGCTGTGCGCGGCCGTCTCGGCGGTGCTGACCGGGGCCCGCTCCTTGATCGCGATCAGCGAGTGGATCACGGATGCCCCGCAGCATGTGCGGGGCATCCGTGGCTTCGCTGCCGATCCTCTTACCGGTCTGCGGCCGGTGCCGCACGCCGCAACCGCACGCCGCCTGCCGCAGCGTGTGGACGGCGATGCGCTGGACGCGGGGTGTCGGCTCACCCAACGGTCATCGCCCTGA
- a CDS encoding cation:proton antiporter, whose amino-acid sequence MEATFSLILLALFLWGLCSQRVAKAELTAPVVFVLLGLVMHEGIGSVNLTPAPQTVKALAEITLTWVLFTDAARLSIPSVQADLRLYARLLAVGLPLCIGLGMLTADILLPGVSGWAALYVGAALAPTDAALGASMMSNPVVPGRIRRAINVESGLNDGIATPIVVLSLAGIAAAEGGGGHGGAGGALVELLIGLAYGGALGLVAGRLLNWALHRGWAAEDFAGAAVLALALLSYTSAIEFGGNGFVAAFVSGLAFGAAYRQGAPQWQLAFAEQSASVLSLLVWLLFGAVVLPEAFHLLSWQVWLYAVVSLTVVRMVPVALALTGSGLDRSTVLFVGWFGPRGLASVIFALLAVEELAPPVARGVVPVVVCTVLLSVVAHGVSSAPLAQRYGRCSQGEKHQEQGYEFGDLPVRGLTSKGALPKQVGGPAAPDDK is encoded by the coding sequence ATGGAAGCAACGTTTTCGCTGATCCTGCTGGCACTGTTCTTGTGGGGCCTGTGTTCGCAGCGGGTGGCAAAGGCAGAGCTCACAGCGCCAGTCGTCTTCGTACTGCTCGGCCTGGTGATGCACGAGGGAATCGGTTCGGTGAACCTGACGCCCGCCCCGCAGACCGTCAAGGCACTGGCTGAGATCACGCTCACCTGGGTGCTCTTCACCGACGCAGCGCGCCTGTCAATCCCTTCGGTGCAGGCAGACCTGCGTCTGTACGCCCGTCTGCTGGCGGTCGGCCTGCCGCTGTGCATCGGCCTTGGGATGTTGACGGCCGACATCCTGCTCCCGGGCGTCTCCGGTTGGGCCGCACTCTACGTCGGCGCCGCGCTGGCGCCGACGGACGCGGCGCTGGGCGCCTCGATGATGTCGAATCCGGTGGTACCAGGGCGGATTCGCAGGGCGATCAACGTGGAGAGCGGCCTCAACGACGGCATCGCCACCCCCATCGTGGTGCTGTCCCTTGCCGGCATCGCCGCCGCGGAGGGCGGAGGCGGCCATGGAGGGGCGGGCGGCGCGCTGGTGGAACTGCTGATCGGCCTGGCGTACGGCGGCGCCCTGGGGCTGGTCGCGGGTCGACTGCTGAACTGGGCGCTGCACCGGGGCTGGGCGGCCGAGGACTTCGCCGGTGCGGCCGTGCTCGCGCTGGCCCTGCTCAGCTATACGTCGGCTATCGAGTTCGGCGGAAACGGATTCGTGGCCGCGTTCGTCAGCGGCCTGGCGTTCGGAGCGGCGTACAGGCAGGGGGCGCCGCAATGGCAGCTTGCCTTCGCCGAACAGTCCGCTTCCGTGCTGTCGCTGCTGGTGTGGCTCTTGTTCGGTGCTGTCGTGCTGCCCGAGGCCTTCCACCTTTTGTCCTGGCAGGTGTGGCTGTACGCGGTGGTGAGCCTGACAGTGGTCAGGATGGTGCCGGTGGCCCTGGCCCTGACGGGCAGCGGCCTGGATCGCTCCACCGTGCTGTTTGTCGGCTGGTTCGGTCCCCGAGGGCTGGCCTCGGTCATCTTCGCCCTGCTGGCAGTCGAGGAACTGGCCCCGCCCGTCGCTCGCGGGGTCGTGCCCGTCGTGGTCTGCACGGTGCTGCTCAGTGTCGTGGCGCACGGCGTCAGTTCCGCCCCTCTCGCGCAGCGCTACGGGCGGTGCTCGCAAGGAGAGAAGCATCAGGAACAGGGGTACGAGTTCGGGGACCTGCCCGTCAGAGGGCTGACGTCAAAAGGGGCCCTGCCGAAACAGGTCGGCGGCCCTGCCGCACCTGACGACAAGTAG
- a CDS encoding chloride channel protein, whose amino-acid sequence MEQQASEPTETRELSQVLRDSGYRKLLVLATLLGVPLSLLAFGFLTLEHAAQNGLWEHLPHQLGYADPPWWWPLPLLAVAGPAVAWVVTRLPGNGGHIPAQGMVAGPPAPLAVPGIIVAGLASLALGAVLGPEAPLTAMGAGLALMTVRSARRADSPQLVAVLAATGSAAAVATVFGSPIVAAVLIIELAGLGGPSLFALILPCLLAAGVGALVFTGFGALTGLETGGLALPSVPPSETPGVGDFLWGVPLAAVIACVVVAAMTFGSKLADWVMRRTAMRIVLCAVVVGVLLASYGLVTGRSPGEAALSGQATLAELAADPHAWPVSALIWLFLFKGLAWAVSLAALRGGAVFPALLLGSALATACSGFPGFGVTSGLAVGLAAATAAVMRLPVTGTILAVLLLGTEAPGQVALIIVSSVVSFIVGELVRSGWSAAASESAEPPTHPTPATA is encoded by the coding sequence ATGGAGCAGCAGGCCTCGGAGCCCACCGAGACACGCGAACTCAGCCAAGTGCTGCGGGATTCGGGATATCGAAAGCTGCTGGTGCTGGCGACGCTGTTGGGGGTGCCTCTGTCGCTGCTGGCGTTCGGCTTCCTGACGTTGGAACACGCCGCACAGAACGGGTTGTGGGAGCACCTGCCGCACCAGCTGGGTTATGCCGACCCTCCCTGGTGGTGGCCGCTCCCGCTGCTGGCTGTCGCCGGGCCGGCGGTGGCCTGGGTGGTTACCCGTCTGCCGGGCAACGGGGGCCACATCCCCGCGCAGGGCATGGTGGCTGGACCGCCTGCTCCCTTGGCAGTGCCGGGGATCATCGTGGCCGGTCTGGCCAGCTTGGCGCTGGGCGCGGTCCTGGGCCCGGAGGCTCCGCTCACGGCGATGGGGGCCGGACTCGCGCTCATGACCGTCCGCTCCGCCCGGCGGGCTGATTCCCCGCAACTGGTCGCCGTGCTCGCTGCCACCGGTTCGGCAGCAGCGGTTGCCACTGTCTTCGGTAGCCCAATCGTCGCCGCCGTTCTGATCATCGAACTGGCCGGGCTCGGCGGACCCAGCCTCTTCGCGCTGATCCTGCCGTGCCTACTGGCCGCCGGCGTCGGCGCCCTGGTCTTCACAGGTTTCGGGGCCCTGACCGGCCTGGAAACGGGCGGACTGGCGCTGCCCTCGGTACCGCCGAGCGAGACGCCAGGGGTGGGGGACTTCCTGTGGGGGGTGCCCCTGGCCGCGGTGATCGCCTGCGTCGTGGTCGCCGCCATGACGTTCGGAAGCAAACTGGCCGACTGGGTCATGCGCCGTACGGCGATGCGGATTGTCCTCTGCGCAGTCGTGGTGGGAGTGCTGCTGGCCTCGTACGGGCTGGTGACGGGCCGCAGTCCGGGAGAGGCCGCTCTGTCGGGTCAGGCCACGCTGGCCGAGCTGGCCGCCGATCCGCACGCGTGGCCTGTTTCGGCGCTGATCTGGCTGTTCCTCTTCAAGGGACTGGCCTGGGCGGTCTCACTGGCGGCGCTGCGTGGCGGTGCGGTATTCCCGGCCCTGCTGCTGGGCTCGGCACTGGCCACAGCCTGTTCCGGCTTCCCAGGTTTCGGCGTGACGTCGGGGCTGGCAGTCGGGCTCGCCGCCGCAACCGCAGCGGTGATGCGGCTTCCCGTCACAGGGACGATTCTGGCGGTCCTGCTGCTGGGCACGGAGGCCCCTGGTCAAGTCGCGCTGATCATCGTCAGTTCCGTGGTGTCCTTCATCGTCGGAGAACTGGTGCGCTCCGGATGGAGTGCCGCGGCGTCAGAATCTGCGGAGCCGCCGACCCACCCGACCCCGGCAACCGCCTGA
- a CDS encoding DUF2252 domain-containing protein: protein MTGRTASTPEQQLSPQERAARGKAARTRTPRSSHGDYAPSELRANPVDTIEKQSATRLKELVPIRYGRMSESPFRFYRGAAAIMAGDLATTPDAGLRVQLCGDAHMLNFRLLASPERSLLFDINDFDETLPGPWEWDLKRLATSLAIAGRENGFTDAERTTIVRSAVRSYRERMRGLAGMHNLDVWYAKVDFEQLRALASDRLPRRESKRVSAAMAKARTRDNLQAFEKLTEVVDGKRRIASSPPTVERAADLLPDLERTQMEDMFRDLVDRYGRSLSADREHLLRQFTMVDMARKVVGVGSVGTRCWIILLLGRDGEDPLFLQAKEADESVLAAYAGASEYPTQGQRVVAGQRLMQAASDIFLGWEHLHAPDGQERDFYVRQLRDWKGIADPSRQGPRTMEAFGEVCGATLARAHARSGDRIAIAAYLGRADVFDQAVARFAESYADQNERDHQALLDSVRAGRVSAQAE from the coding sequence ATGACCGGGCGTACAGCGAGCACACCGGAGCAGCAACTGTCCCCACAAGAACGCGCCGCCCGCGGCAAGGCGGCGCGGACCCGCACACCACGCTCCAGCCACGGTGACTACGCGCCGTCCGAGCTGCGAGCAAACCCGGTGGACACCATCGAGAAGCAGTCGGCCACCCGGCTCAAGGAACTGGTTCCGATCCGCTACGGACGGATGTCAGAGTCTCCGTTCCGCTTCTACCGCGGTGCCGCCGCGATCATGGCCGGTGACCTGGCCACCACTCCGGATGCGGGCCTGCGGGTCCAACTGTGCGGCGACGCGCACATGCTCAACTTCCGGCTGCTGGCATCACCCGAACGCAGCCTGCTCTTCGACATCAACGACTTCGACGAAACCCTGCCCGGACCTTGGGAGTGGGACCTCAAGCGGCTGGCCACCAGCCTGGCCATCGCCGGACGGGAGAACGGCTTCACCGACGCCGAGCGCACAACGATCGTCCGGTCCGCCGTGCGGTCCTACCGTGAGCGGATGCGCGGCCTCGCCGGCATGCACAACCTCGACGTGTGGTACGCGAAGGTCGATTTTGAACAACTGCGGGCCCTGGCATCCGACCGCCTGCCGCGGCGGGAAAGCAAGCGGGTGTCCGCCGCCATGGCCAAGGCGCGCACACGCGACAACCTCCAGGCGTTCGAGAAGCTGACCGAGGTCGTCGACGGGAAACGGCGGATCGCCTCCTCACCACCCACCGTCGAGCGGGCCGCCGACCTGCTGCCTGATCTCGAACGAACCCAGATGGAGGACATGTTCCGCGATCTGGTGGACCGGTACGGGAGAAGCCTTTCTGCCGACCGGGAGCATTTGCTGCGGCAGTTCACCATGGTCGACATGGCACGCAAAGTGGTCGGTGTCGGGAGTGTCGGCACACGCTGCTGGATCATCCTGCTGCTCGGTCGGGACGGCGAGGATCCGCTGTTCCTGCAGGCCAAAGAGGCCGATGAGTCGGTACTTGCCGCGTACGCCGGCGCGAGCGAATACCCCACCCAGGGGCAGCGGGTCGTCGCGGGACAGCGGCTGATGCAAGCGGCCAGTGACATCTTTCTCGGTTGGGAGCATCTCCATGCACCCGACGGTCAGGAACGGGACTTCTACGTCCGGCAGCTGCGTGACTGGAAGGGCATCGCCGACCCCTCGCGCCAGGGGCCGCGCACGATGGAGGCATTCGGCGAGGTTTGCGGTGCGACGCTCGCCAGGGCTCATGCCCGGTCCGGTGACCGGATCGCCATCGCCGCCTACCTCGGTCGCGCCGATGTCTTCGACCAAGCTGTGGCGCGGTTCGCCGAGAGCTACGCCGACCAGAACGAACGCGACCACCAGGCATTGCTCGACTCGGTCAGGGCGGGCCGGGTAAGTGCCCAGGCAGAGTGA
- a CDS encoding SMI1/KNR4 family protein, producing MPDPVSRPTAATSADVARARAEIALSLPAPLVALWNVTDGLLTDAGVSVYSAGCIGERNTTYEVAQYAPGFVLIGDNSGGRGFLLRADDPGSAVLSSDLGDLGPESFEVESEDFASWIESL from the coding sequence ATGCCGGATCCGGTCTCCAGGCCGACGGCTGCCACGTCGGCTGATGTGGCGCGAGCTCGGGCCGAGATTGCGCTGAGCCTGCCGGCTCCGCTGGTCGCGCTGTGGAACGTGACGGACGGCCTGCTGACTGATGCCGGTGTGAGCGTCTACTCGGCCGGGTGCATCGGCGAGCGCAACACCACCTACGAAGTCGCGCAGTACGCACCGGGTTTCGTCCTCATCGGCGACAACAGTGGGGGCCGCGGTTTTCTCCTGCGCGCAGACGATCCGGGCTCCGCCGTGCTCTCCTCGGACCTGGGCGATCTGGGTCCTGAAAGCTTCGAAGTCGAGTCCGAGGACTTCGCGTCCTGGATCGAATCACTCTGA